Proteins encoded within one genomic window of Alcanivorax sp. REN37:
- a CDS encoding vWA domain-containing protein, with translation MLIGFFETLRRYRVPVTVRELLDLTGALQHRLAFADVEAFYQLSRAVMVKDERFYDRFDQAFANYFEGLESIDPDWLKAAIPEDWLRQQIENTLSPEELDAMRKRGSLEELMEEFRKRLEEQKERHQGGNKWVGTGGTSPFGGYGASPEGIRLVGPSRNRRATKVWEKREFRNLDDSVELGVRNIKLALRRLRKFARTGKAEELDLDDTIRSTARNAGLLDIRLRPEEENRVKVLLFFDVGGSMDPHIKVCEELFSAARTEFKHMEYFYFHNFIYEAVWKDNRRRWDERVNTWDLLHKYSSDYRVIFIGDAAMSPYEINSVGGSVEHWNEEPGAVWMQRLTDTFDKVIWLNPEPRRSWDSTTSNVWTRQLLDQRMYPLTMQGIEDAIRYLSR, from the coding sequence ATGTTGATCGGTTTTTTTGAGACGCTGCGTCGATATCGCGTGCCGGTTACGGTGCGCGAATTGCTCGATCTTACCGGTGCGCTGCAGCACCGGTTGGCGTTTGCCGATGTGGAAGCGTTCTACCAGCTATCACGGGCAGTGATGGTCAAAGATGAACGCTTTTACGACCGCTTTGACCAGGCATTCGCCAACTATTTCGAAGGGCTGGAAAGCATCGACCCGGACTGGCTCAAGGCAGCGATCCCGGAAGACTGGCTGCGTCAGCAGATCGAAAACACCCTTAGCCCGGAAGAGCTCGATGCCATGCGCAAGCGTGGCAGCCTCGAGGAGCTGATGGAGGAGTTCCGCAAACGTCTGGAAGAGCAGAAAGAACGCCACCAGGGCGGCAACAAGTGGGTCGGTACTGGCGGCACGTCACCGTTTGGTGGCTATGGCGCCAGTCCGGAAGGCATCCGCTTAGTTGGGCCGTCGCGCAATCGTCGTGCCACCAAAGTGTGGGAGAAGCGCGAGTTCCGCAATCTGGATGATTCGGTGGAGCTGGGTGTGCGCAACATCAAGCTGGCGCTGCGCCGGCTGCGCAAGTTTGCCCGCACCGGCAAGGCAGAAGAGCTGGATCTGGATGACACCATCCGCTCCACCGCCCGCAATGCTGGGCTGCTGGATATCCGCCTGCGTCCGGAGGAAGAAAACCGCGTCAAGGTGCTGCTGTTTTTTGATGTGGGCGGCTCAATGGACCCGCACATCAAGGTGTGTGAGGAGCTGTTCTCGGCTGCACGCACTGAGTTCAAGCACATGGAGTACTTCTACTTCCACAACTTCATCTATGAGGCGGTGTGGAAGGACAATCGCCGGCGCTGGGATGAGCGGGTCAATACCTGGGACCTGCTGCACAAGTACTCCTCTGACTACCGGGTGATTTTCATTGGTGATGCCGCCATGAGCCCTTACGAAATCAACTCGGTAGGTGGCAGTGTGGAGCATTGGAATGAAGAGCCTGGAGCGGTATGGATGCAGCGCCTTACCGACACCTTCGACAAGGTGATCTGGTTGAACCCCGAGCCGCGCCGCAGTTGGGACAGCACCACCTCTAACGTCTGGACTCGGCAATTGTTGGACCAGCGCATGTACCCGTTGACCATGCAGGGTATTGAGGACGCGATCCGCTACCTTAGCCGTTGA
- a CDS encoding AAA family ATPase — protein sequence MQFHGTDRYVATDDLKMAVNAAIALQRPLLIKGEPGTGKTLLAEQVADSLGLRLIQWNIKSTTKAQQGLYEYDAVSRLRDSQLGAEGVEDVANYIKKGKLWEAFEAEDQVVLLIDEIDKADIEFPNDLLQELDRMEFYVYETQALVKAARRPIVIITSNNEKELPDAFLRRCFFHYINFPDAETMMRIVDVHYPDIKRDLVQEAMEIFFDLRKVPGLKKKPSTSELIDWLKLLLADDIPGDVLRNRDTKKAIPPLYGALIKNEADVQLLERLAFMNRRES from the coding sequence ATGCAGTTTCACGGTACAGATCGCTATGTGGCGACGGATGATTTGAAGATGGCGGTGAACGCGGCCATCGCATTGCAGCGCCCGCTGTTGATCAAGGGTGAGCCGGGTACTGGCAAGACGTTGCTGGCCGAGCAAGTGGCTGATTCCCTGGGGCTGCGGCTGATCCAGTGGAACATCAAGTCCACCACCAAGGCCCAGCAGGGGCTGTACGAATACGACGCGGTATCGCGCCTGCGCGACTCCCAGTTGGGGGCGGAGGGCGTTGAAGATGTGGCCAACTACATCAAGAAAGGCAAGTTGTGGGAGGCGTTTGAGGCAGAAGATCAGGTCGTGCTGCTGATCGACGAAATTGACAAAGCCGATATCGAGTTCCCCAACGACCTACTGCAAGAACTCGACCGCATGGAGTTCTATGTTTACGAGACGCAGGCGCTGGTGAAAGCCGCTCGTCGCCCGATCGTGATCATTACTTCGAACAACGAGAAGGAGCTGCCGGACGCCTTCTTGCGCCGTTGCTTCTTCCACTACATTAACTTCCCCGACGCTGAAACCATGATGCGTATTGTCGATGTCCACTACCCGGACATCAAGCGCGATTTGGTGCAGGAGGCAATGGAAATTTTCTTCGACTTGCGCAAGGTGCCGGGCCTGAAGAAAAAGCCGTCCACCTCAGAGCTGATTGATTGGCTCAAGCTGCTGCTTGCCGATGATATTCCCGGCGATGTGCTGCGTAATCGTGATACCAAGAAGGCCATTCCGCCGCTGTATGGGGCGCTCATCAAGAACGAGGCCGATGTCCAGTTGCTGGAGCGGCTGGCGTTCATGAATCGCCGAGAAAGCTGA
- a CDS encoding 16S rRNA (uracil(1498)-N(3))-methyltransferase: MNVLLLEPHQHYRNDLYLVHARQAEHIRRVLGLTVGDSLRAGLLNGPLGRAEVTVDDGTSLQIRFTPTGAPPPPPALKLVLALPRPKMLKRLLIDATSLGIKELHLINSYKVEKSFWSTPELKSELLHSKLLLGLEQSGDTQLPQLHLARRFKPFVEDILPGVIAGHRALLAHPGEAPPLPASVSDPICLAIGPEGGWTAYEVNALQDCGFAVHSFGPRILRVETALPALVGRLLPI, from the coding sequence ATGAATGTGCTGCTGCTCGAACCCCACCAACATTACCGGAACGACCTGTATCTGGTGCACGCACGCCAGGCGGAACATATCCGCCGCGTGCTCGGACTGACTGTGGGCGACAGCTTGCGGGCTGGCCTACTGAACGGTCCGCTTGGCCGCGCAGAAGTGACAGTCGATGATGGCACCAGCTTACAAATACGCTTTACCCCGACTGGCGCTCCGCCACCGCCCCCGGCACTAAAATTGGTGCTCGCGCTGCCGCGCCCAAAAATGCTGAAACGGCTGCTGATTGATGCCACCAGCCTGGGCATCAAGGAACTGCATTTGATCAACAGCTACAAAGTTGAAAAAAGCTTCTGGAGCACACCGGAACTGAAGAGCGAACTGCTTCACAGCAAGTTGCTCCTCGGACTCGAACAAAGTGGCGACACCCAGCTGCCGCAACTGCATCTGGCGCGACGCTTCAAACCTTTTGTGGAAGACATTTTGCCGGGCGTGATTGCCGGACACCGTGCCTTACTAGCACATCCCGGTGAGGCCCCCCCCCTGCCGGCGTCAGTATCCGATCCGATCTGCCTGGCGATAGGCCCGGAAGGCGGTTGGACCGCCTATGAGGTCAACGCTTTGCAGGACTGCGGTTTTGCGGTACATAGCTTCGGCCCACGCATTCTGCGGGTGGAGACAGCCCTGCCGGCATTGGTGGGTCGACTGCTGCCGATTTAG
- a CDS encoding OmpA family protein — translation MRIKLLSACVIAASTLGAATIATAQPLERAGYIGAQGARMWYDDKMFGHNGDRLDDHAMYGGQIGWRMSRHFSMELSFTQGDSDKRSNPTGDDYDVSLPLASFRYHFANQSRFEPYLGLAAGEMWVEHDVSGSKKHRETVTAPELGLQTRLARNLVLDLGARAPYSIDNDRWHGQAYAGLNVLFGVRDAQDEVVDTSYIPPEPVQVVEEPKPQPKPEPQVVRRNVSETHTATFGFDDATLSASNRADLVSAARFLRDNPSTTVTLEGHTCSIGPAEYNKYLSERRAESARKLLESEGVDASRIKVIGKGEAEPIADNNTRDGRAKNRRVEAIITGTVEERR, via the coding sequence ATGCGCATCAAACTTCTTTCTGCCTGCGTTATTGCTGCTTCCACTTTGGGCGCAGCCACCATCGCCACTGCACAGCCGCTGGAGCGCGCTGGTTACATCGGTGCCCAAGGCGCCCGCATGTGGTATGACGACAAAATGTTCGGCCATAACGGCGACCGTCTGGACGACCACGCCATGTACGGCGGTCAGATCGGCTGGCGCATGAGCCGTCACTTCTCCATGGAGCTGTCCTTCACCCAAGGCGACAGCGACAAACGCTCCAACCCGACCGGCGACGACTACGACGTGTCCCTGCCGCTGGCCAGCTTCCGCTACCACTTCGCCAATCAGTCCCGCTTCGAGCCGTACCTGGGTCTGGCCGCTGGTGAAATGTGGGTTGAGCACGACGTTTCCGGCAGCAAAAAACACCGTGAAACCGTGACCGCGCCGGAACTGGGCCTGCAAACCCGCCTGGCCCGCAACTTGGTGCTGGATCTGGGTGCTCGCGCCCCGTACAGCATCGACAACGACCGCTGGCACGGTCAGGCCTACGCTGGTCTGAACGTCCTGTTCGGCGTTCGTGATGCCCAAGACGAAGTCGTTGACACCAGCTACATCCCGCCGGAGCCGGTTCAAGTTGTTGAAGAGCCGAAGCCGCAGCCGAAGCCAGAGCCGCAAGTGGTTCGCCGCAATGTTAGCGAAACCCACACTGCCACCTTCGGTTTCGATGACGCCACCCTGAGCGCCAGCAACCGTGCAGACCTGGTGTCCGCCGCCCGCTTCCTGCGCGACAACCCGTCCACCACCGTGACCTTGGAAGGCCACACCTGCTCCATCGGCCCGGCTGAGTACAACAAGTACTTGTCCGAGCGCCGTGCCGAGTCTGCTCGCAAGCTGCTTGAGAGCGAAGGTGTTGACGCCAGCCGTATCAAAGTCATCGGCAAGGGCGAAGCTGAGCCGATCGCGGACAACAACACCCGTGACGGCCGCGCGAAGAACCGCCGCGTTGAAGCCATCATCACCGGCACGGTGGAAGAGCGTCGTTAA
- a CDS encoding ComEA family DNA-binding protein: protein MNQRSRALMGALFLAVASLNPVWAEGVPPAGPVVDINHASADELAEALSGVGQAKAEAIIREREQGGPFADADDLRRVKGVGPALVERNRTRIRTQ, encoded by the coding sequence ATGAACCAACGCAGTCGCGCGCTCATGGGCGCACTTTTTCTGGCCGTGGCCAGCCTCAATCCGGTGTGGGCGGAAGGTGTGCCTCCTGCCGGCCCGGTTGTGGACATTAATCACGCGTCAGCAGATGAATTGGCGGAAGCCTTGTCCGGTGTGGGGCAGGCCAAAGCAGAGGCGATCATTCGTGAGCGCGAGCAGGGTGGCCCGTTCGCTGATGCCGATGATCTGCGGCGGGTGAAGGGGGTAGGGCCGGCGCTGGTTGAGCGAAACCGGACGCGTATTAGAACTCAGTGA
- the pyrF gene encoding orotidine-5'-phosphate decarboxylase has translation MSQSPIIVALDFDQPQAALALADQLDPQTVRVKVGKELFTRSGPVVVEQLVDKGFQVFLDLKFHDIPNTVAGAVRSAAALGVWMVNVHASGGRRMMEAAVAALADVPQRPLLTAVTVLTSMGAEELRELGVSASPAEQVVRLAALAQQCGVDGVVCSAQEAPLLRERCGAGFRLVTPGIRPANAQQDDQTRVVTPRDALALGVNDMVIGRPITQAPDPVAAVAEILQQLAAV, from the coding sequence ATGAGCCAGTCCCCGATTATTGTTGCCCTCGATTTTGATCAGCCGCAGGCCGCCTTGGCGTTGGCGGATCAGCTCGATCCGCAGACGGTGCGTGTGAAGGTGGGCAAAGAGTTGTTCACTCGCAGCGGTCCGGTGGTGGTGGAACAGCTGGTGGACAAGGGCTTTCAGGTGTTCCTCGATCTCAAATTCCACGACATCCCTAACACCGTTGCTGGCGCGGTGCGCAGTGCCGCAGCGCTGGGGGTGTGGATGGTCAATGTGCACGCCAGTGGTGGTCGACGCATGATGGAGGCTGCTGTGGCGGCGTTGGCTGACGTGCCGCAGCGGCCGCTGCTAACCGCGGTAACTGTGCTCACCAGTATGGGCGCCGAGGAGCTGCGGGAGCTGGGTGTCAGTGCTTCGCCGGCTGAACAAGTGGTGCGTTTGGCGGCTCTGGCTCAACAGTGTGGTGTTGATGGCGTGGTGTGCTCTGCGCAAGAGGCGCCGCTACTGCGCGAGCGTTGTGGGGCTGGCTTCCGTCTGGTGACGCCAGGCATTCGGCCCGCCAATGCGCAGCAGGATGACCAGACCCGGGTGGTGACTCCGCGCGATGCGTTGGCGCTCGGCGTCAATGACATGGTGATCGGCCGGCCCATCACCCAAGCCCCCGATCCGGTGGCGGCAGTGGCAGAAATTCTGCAGCAGCTCGCAGCCGTTTAA
- the ihfB gene encoding integration host factor subunit beta → MALTKSELIIRLSLHQLQLPPKDVELAVKSILDAMADALASGERIEIRGFGSFSLHFRRPRVGRNPKTGESVELEGRYVPHFKPGKELRERVNQAKVDFPDQAAGEGALTPLSELLDAFELYRDDD, encoded by the coding sequence ATGGCACTTACCAAATCGGAATTGATCATCCGCCTGTCCCTGCACCAGCTGCAGCTGCCGCCTAAGGATGTGGAGCTGGCAGTGAAATCGATTCTGGATGCCATGGCCGATGCGCTGGCCAGTGGCGAACGGATTGAGATTCGTGGTTTCGGCAGTTTTTCCCTGCACTTCCGCCGCCCCCGTGTGGGCCGCAATCCCAAGACCGGTGAATCGGTCGAACTCGAAGGGCGCTATGTGCCCCACTTCAAGCCTGGTAAAGAATTGCGCGAACGCGTGAATCAAGCCAAGGTCGATTTCCCTGATCAAGCTGCCGGTGAGGGCGCGCTGACGCCGCTGTCCGAGCTGCTGGATGCCTTCGAACTCTATCGCGACGACGACTGA
- the rpsA gene encoding 30S ribosomal protein S1, with the protein MSESFAELFEASLQDLDVARGSIITGTIVAIDSDWITVNAGLKSEGIIPREEFLNESGELEVAVGDEVEVAVDAIDDGMGFTRLSREKAKRAEIWTDLEAAFEKDEIIKGQISGKVKGGFTVDIGLIRAFLPGSLVDIRPVRDVAHLEGKDLDFKVIKLDPKRNNVVVSRRAVMEAEHSAEREQLLESLQEGMEVKGIVKNLTDYGAFVDLGGIDGLLHITDMAWKRIKHPSEIVEVGQEIDVKVLKFDREKMRVSLGLKQLGEDPWHDIVGKYPEGARVKAKVTNLTDYGCFAEIEEGVEGLVHVSEMDWTNKNIHPSKVVSIGDEVEVMILDIDQERRRISLGIKQCLSNPWEAFETNFNKGDRISGKIKSITDFGIFIGLDGGIDGLVHLSDISWEETGEEAVRKFAKGDELDTVILSVDAERERISLGIKQLTDDPFAQYVSANEKNSIVKGVVKSVDAKAAVIELADNVEGVLKASEISRDRIEDASQVLKVGEEVEAKITTVDRKNRVITLSIRAKDLADEREALDDLSSRQDVAPKTIGDLIKAQMEGNDQ; encoded by the coding sequence ATGTCTGAAAGTTTTGCCGAACTTTTTGAAGCCAGTCTGCAGGATCTCGACGTTGCACGTGGCTCCATCATCACCGGTACCATCGTTGCTATCGACAGCGATTGGATCACCGTCAACGCGGGCCTCAAATCCGAAGGCATCATCCCGCGTGAAGAATTCCTGAACGAATCCGGCGAGCTCGAAGTAGCCGTAGGCGACGAAGTTGAAGTTGCCGTGGATGCGATCGACGACGGCATGGGCTTCACCCGCCTGTCCCGCGAAAAAGCCAAGCGTGCAGAGATCTGGACTGACCTCGAAGCGGCATTCGAGAAAGACGAAATCATCAAGGGCCAGATCAGCGGCAAGGTCAAAGGCGGCTTCACCGTCGATATCGGCCTTATCCGTGCGTTCCTGCCGGGCTCTCTGGTGGACATCCGTCCGGTGCGCGACGTGGCCCACCTGGAAGGCAAGGACCTGGACTTCAAAGTCATCAAGCTGGATCCGAAGCGCAACAACGTTGTGGTATCCCGCCGCGCGGTGATGGAAGCCGAGCATTCCGCAGAGCGCGAGCAACTGCTCGAGTCCCTGCAGGAAGGCATGGAAGTCAAAGGGATCGTCAAGAACCTCACCGACTACGGTGCGTTCGTTGACCTGGGCGGTATCGACGGCCTGCTGCACATCACCGACATGGCTTGGAAGCGCATCAAGCATCCGAGCGAAATCGTTGAAGTCGGTCAGGAAATCGACGTCAAGGTGCTGAAGTTCGACCGCGAAAAAATGCGTGTGTCGCTGGGCCTCAAGCAGCTGGGCGAAGATCCTTGGCACGATATCGTGGGCAAGTACCCGGAAGGTGCCCGCGTGAAGGCGAAGGTCACCAACCTGACCGATTACGGCTGCTTCGCCGAAATCGAAGAGGGTGTGGAAGGTCTGGTTCACGTCTCCGAAATGGATTGGACCAACAAGAACATCCACCCGTCCAAGGTAGTGTCCATTGGTGACGAAGTCGAAGTGATGATTCTCGACATCGACCAAGAGCGCCGTCGTATTTCCCTGGGTATCAAACAGTGCCTGTCCAACCCGTGGGAAGCGTTTGAAACCAACTTCAACAAGGGCGACCGCATCTCCGGCAAGATCAAGTCGATCACCGATTTCGGTATCTTCATTGGTCTGGACGGTGGCATCGACGGCCTGGTGCACCTGTCCGACATCTCTTGGGAAGAGACTGGCGAAGAAGCCGTTCGCAAGTTCGCCAAGGGTGACGAGCTGGATACCGTAATTCTTTCCGTGGACGCTGAGCGTGAAAGAATTTCCCTTGGAATCAAGCAGTTGACAGACGATCCGTTTGCTCAGTATGTTTCTGCGAACGAGAAAAACAGCATCGTTAAAGGCGTTGTGAAGTCAGTGGACGCGAAAGCGGCCGTGATTGAGCTGGCAGACAACGTTGAAGGCGTGCTGAAGGCTAGCGAGATCAGCCGCGACCGCATCGAAGACGCCTCTCAGGTTCTGAAAGTCGGCGAAGAAGTGGAAGCGAAGATCACCACCGTGGATCGCAAGAACCGGGTGATCACCCTGTCCATCCGTGCCAAGGATCTTGCCGACGAGCGCGAAGCCCTGGACGATCTGAGCAGCCGCCAGGACGTTGCACCGAAAACCATCGGCGACCTGATCAAGGCGCAAATGGAAGGCAACGACCAGTAA
- the cmk gene encoding (d)CMP kinase, whose amino-acid sequence MSVPVLTIDGPVSSGKGTIARRVAAELGWQLLDSGAIYRALGLYARAQGVALNDETALVPLAERLPVRFCEQGGDTAVWLDGADVSRELRDEKTGELASQVAVLPAVRAALLARQQGFAEAPGLVADGRDMGTVVFPDAPLKIYLTASAEERARRRHNQLSEKGFGANLATLIEDIRARDERDMQRAVAPLKPAADALTIDSTHLGIAEVVSRILEAAATRRLV is encoded by the coding sequence ATGAGTGTGCCGGTACTGACCATCGATGGGCCGGTGTCCTCGGGCAAAGGCACCATCGCCCGCCGGGTGGCGGCGGAGCTAGGCTGGCAACTGCTCGATTCTGGTGCCATTTACCGGGCGCTGGGTCTTTATGCCCGCGCCCAGGGCGTAGCGCTAAACGATGAGACAGCGCTGGTGCCGCTGGCCGAGCGATTGCCTGTACGGTTCTGCGAGCAGGGCGGCGACACGGCGGTGTGGCTCGACGGGGCCGACGTCAGCCGTGAATTGCGTGATGAAAAGACCGGCGAACTGGCCTCGCAAGTGGCGGTGTTGCCGGCGGTGCGGGCGGCGCTGTTGGCACGCCAACAGGGCTTTGCTGAGGCGCCGGGATTGGTGGCGGACGGGCGCGATATGGGCACGGTAGTGTTCCCTGATGCGCCGCTGAAAATCTACCTCACTGCCAGCGCTGAAGAGCGCGCGCGCCGGCGTCATAACCAGTTGAGCGAAAAGGGCTTTGGTGCTAACCTCGCCACCCTTATCGAGGATATCCGCGCCCGAGACGAGCGTGACATGCAGCGAGCGGTGGCCCCGCTCAAACCCGCTGCTGATGCGCTGACCATCGACAGTACCCACCTGGGCATTGCCGAAGTCGTGTCCCGGATCCTCGAAGCAGCCGCCACACGCCGCCTGGTGTGA
- a CDS encoding bifunctional prephenate dehydrogenase/3-phosphoshikimate 1-carboxyvinyltransferase, protein MAAAPMFDRIAIVGLGLIGGSLAAAVRERGLAREVVAGVRSARTLETALAAGVVDAGSQDLAEAVAGADLVFVAVPVAAMAATFAAMAPGLSPHALITDGGSVKGSVIAAARQGLGAHMRRFVPGHPIAGKEKSGVEAADPLLYQSHRVILTPEPDTNAAATAKVCALWTAVGAEVLTMSAQEHDQVLAETSHLPHLLAFSLVDTLSRQGHSHDIFRYAAGGFRDFTRIASSDPVMWHDIFQENRDAVLTALDRYVADLADVRSAVAAGDSDALLGLMTRANTARAWFLARQGRTSFTHAQGALDEDAMTQQQQAAAGERSKPEFRLQPGGALTGSVRVAGDKSISHRVIMLGALADGVTTAEGFLEGEDALATIQAFRDMGVVIEGPQNGRVRVHGVGLHGLKAPARSLYLGNSGTTMRLLMGLLAGQAFDTELTGDESLTKRPMERVAKPLRDMGAVINTSGSGTPPVLISGGQPLKGLHYDMPMASAQVKSALLLAGLYAEGRTSVTEPAPTRDHSERMLAGFGYPVERDGATVAVQGGGRLTGCDLEVPADISSAAFFLVGASIAPGSDLLLPHVGMNPTRTGVIDILRLMGADIEVLNPRDSGGEPVADLRVRSARLKGIEIPAELVPLAIDEFPALFIAAACAEGDTVLHGAEELRVKESDRIQVMADGMQTLGVSLETYPDGIRISGRPDGAAFGSGDIQTHHDHRIAMSFSMAALRASGEIRIHDCSNVATSFPGFARLSAAAGLNLTVLEP, encoded by the coding sequence ATGGCGGCTGCGCCGATGTTTGACCGCATCGCCATCGTCGGCCTGGGCCTGATTGGTGGCTCGCTGGCGGCGGCAGTGCGCGAGCGCGGTCTGGCGCGCGAGGTGGTGGCCGGTGTGCGTTCTGCACGCACACTGGAAACCGCGCTGGCGGCGGGGGTGGTGGACGCTGGCAGTCAAGATCTGGCGGAGGCGGTGGCTGGTGCTGACTTGGTGTTTGTGGCGGTGCCGGTGGCTGCGATGGCGGCCACCTTCGCGGCGATGGCGCCGGGCTTGAGTCCCCATGCGCTGATCACTGATGGCGGCAGCGTTAAGGGCTCCGTGATTGCGGCGGCACGGCAGGGGTTGGGCGCACACATGCGCCGTTTCGTGCCTGGCCATCCGATTGCCGGCAAAGAAAAAAGCGGTGTCGAAGCCGCCGATCCGCTGTTGTACCAGTCGCACCGGGTGATTCTGACACCGGAGCCGGACACTAACGCTGCTGCCACCGCCAAAGTGTGCGCTCTGTGGACCGCTGTGGGCGCCGAAGTGCTGACTATGAGCGCGCAGGAGCACGATCAGGTACTGGCGGAAACCAGTCACTTGCCGCACCTGTTAGCGTTTTCGCTGGTCGACACGCTGTCGCGCCAAGGGCATTCCCACGACATCTTCCGTTATGCCGCCGGCGGCTTTCGCGACTTTACCCGCATCGCCTCCAGCGACCCGGTGATGTGGCATGACATCTTCCAAGAAAATCGCGACGCGGTGCTGACCGCGCTGGACCGCTATGTGGCCGATCTGGCCGATGTGCGCAGCGCCGTGGCGGCCGGCGACAGCGATGCGCTACTTGGTTTGATGACTCGGGCCAATACTGCCCGAGCTTGGTTCCTGGCCCGCCAGGGCCGCACTTCTTTTACTCACGCGCAGGGCGCACTGGACGAGGACGCCATGACTCAGCAACAGCAAGCGGCTGCGGGCGAGCGCAGCAAACCGGAATTCCGTCTGCAACCCGGTGGCGCGCTCACCGGTAGCGTGCGGGTGGCCGGTGACAAATCAATTTCCCACCGCGTGATCATGCTTGGGGCGCTGGCCGATGGTGTGACCACCGCCGAGGGTTTTCTCGAAGGTGAGGATGCGCTGGCTACCATCCAGGCGTTCCGCGACATGGGCGTGGTGATCGAAGGGCCGCAGAACGGCCGCGTGCGTGTGCACGGCGTCGGCCTGCACGGTCTGAAAGCGCCGGCGCGCAGCCTCTACCTCGGTAACTCCGGCACCACCATGCGGCTGCTGATGGGCTTGCTGGCCGGGCAGGCGTTCGATACGGAACTGACCGGTGACGAGTCGTTGACCAAGCGACCGATGGAACGGGTGGCGAAACCGCTGCGTGATATGGGCGCGGTCATCAACACCAGCGGCAGCGGCACCCCGCCAGTGTTGATCAGCGGCGGTCAGCCACTGAAAGGGCTTCATTACGACATGCCGATGGCCTCGGCGCAGGTCAAATCCGCGCTACTGCTGGCGGGACTGTACGCAGAAGGACGTACCTCGGTGACCGAGCCGGCGCCGACCCGTGATCACTCTGAGCGCATGCTGGCTGGCTTTGGCTATCCGGTGGAGCGTGACGGTGCCACCGTGGCGGTGCAGGGCGGTGGTCGCCTGACGGGCTGCGATCTGGAAGTGCCGGCGGATATTTCTTCGGCGGCATTCTTCCTGGTGGGCGCGTCTATCGCACCGGGCTCGGATTTGCTGCTGCCGCATGTGGGCATGAACCCGACCCGCACCGGGGTGATCGACATCCTGCGTCTGATGGGGGCGGATATCGAAGTGCTCAATCCGCGCGACAGTGGCGGCGAGCCGGTGGCCGATCTGCGCGTGCGCAGTGCGCGCCTGAAAGGCATCGAGATTCCTGCTGAGCTGGTGCCGCTGGCGATCGATGAATTCCCGGCGCTGTTCATTGCGGCGGCCTGTGCCGAAGGCGACACCGTACTGCACGGCGCCGAGGAGCTGCGAGTGAAGGAGTCCGACCGCATTCAGGTGATGGCAGACGGCATGCAGACGCTGGGCGTCTCGCTGGAAACCTATCCGGATGGCATCCGCATTAGTGGTCGCCCGGACGGTGCCGCGTTCGGCAGTGGTGATATCCAAACCCATCATGACCATCGCATCGCCATGAGCTTCTCAATGGCGGCCTTGCGCGCCAGCGGTGAAATCCGCATCCACGATTGCTCCAACGTGGCGACCTCGTTCCCGGGCTTTGCGCGGTTGTCGGCCGCTGCTGGCCTCAATCTGACGGTGCTGGAGCCATGA